The Caulifigura coniformis genome includes a region encoding these proteins:
- a CDS encoding carboxypeptidase-like regulatory domain-containing protein — protein sequence MRLKLDWARGAAIVAGLNLAAPQAMMFAAEAPVTKPAAKVKDVKLTSAGELTGRVVTAEGKAVDGVTVTISQNGKPVTHVVSTGSGEFKAPGMKSGLYQVSAVRQVQYVRAWPQDVAPPSAMPQTTFVQGNVVRGQDEFDYLETDEIIIGTVAFAALGIGIGALVVANDNDDNGGGPPPASP from the coding sequence ATGCGTTTGAAACTGGATTGGGCCCGCGGGGCTGCGATCGTCGCCGGCCTCAATCTTGCTGCTCCTCAGGCGATGATGTTCGCCGCCGAAGCCCCGGTCACGAAGCCGGCCGCCAAGGTGAAGGATGTGAAGCTGACCTCCGCCGGCGAACTGACCGGCCGCGTCGTCACGGCGGAAGGCAAGGCGGTTGACGGCGTGACCGTCACCATCTCGCAGAACGGCAAGCCGGTTACGCATGTCGTCTCGACCGGGTCGGGCGAATTCAAGGCGCCCGGCATGAAGTCCGGCCTTTACCAGGTCTCGGCCGTCCGTCAGGTCCAGTACGTCCGCGCCTGGCCGCAGGACGTCGCTCCTCCGTCCGCCATGCCGCAGACGACCTTCGTTCAGGGCAACGTCGTTCGCGGCCAGGACGAGTTCGACTATCTGGAGACCGATGAGATCATCATCGGCACTGTCGCCTTCGCCGCGCTGGGGATCGGCATCGGCGCCCTCGTGGTCGCCAACGACAACGACGACAACGGCGGCGGCCCCCCGCCGGCCAGCCCCTAA
- a CDS encoding MFS transporter, translated as MSDELSKSSERGLTTTQWLICTMAAIGFAFDIYELLMLPLIVKDAISALRPGEAGDPAWAPGGVNYVHWARMLFFVPAIAGGIFGLLGGYLTDLLGRRRVLTGSILLYAFSATAAGFATSLPMLLFFRCLVFIGVCVEFVAAVAWLAELFHDPERREKVLGYTQAFSSFGGILVAVVAALLSKYAGLLPAIYAKHEAWRYTLISGLIPAIPLILIRPFLPESPDWERKKAEGTLKRPSIAELFSPELMKTTIVTTILFSTTFGLAFGAIQQTPQILSGHVDVTKGADATVAAAKEAAAGTENPLTEQQLKVRRANAITATTANVQSWQEIGGLFGRFALAFLVIKVVSRRTLFRLFQIPSLILIPAFYWWLSTNLGTEGSLLGIKIAMFLCGFVVIGQMSFWGNYIPHAFPLHLRGTGESFAANIGGRLIGTAAAFITLTLAASDKPNPGKLALMAACVGGAYALVGFLLTQLLPEHDSGRGVHSAEGNKA; from the coding sequence ATGAGCGATGAACTGTCGAAGTCTTCCGAGCGTGGCCTGACGACGACGCAATGGCTGATCTGCACGATGGCCGCGATCGGTTTTGCGTTCGACATCTACGAATTGCTCATGCTGCCGCTGATCGTGAAGGACGCAATTTCGGCGTTGCGCCCCGGCGAGGCGGGCGACCCGGCCTGGGCCCCTGGCGGCGTGAATTACGTCCACTGGGCCCGGATGCTGTTCTTCGTTCCAGCCATCGCGGGTGGGATCTTTGGACTGCTTGGCGGCTATCTGACAGACCTCCTGGGCCGTCGGCGGGTCCTGACGGGAAGCATCCTGCTCTACGCGTTTTCAGCGACAGCGGCCGGTTTTGCGACGTCGCTGCCGATGCTTCTGTTCTTTCGCTGTCTGGTGTTTATCGGGGTGTGCGTCGAGTTCGTCGCCGCAGTCGCGTGGCTGGCGGAACTGTTCCACGACCCCGAGCGGCGCGAGAAAGTGCTCGGATACACGCAGGCGTTTTCGTCATTCGGCGGCATCCTGGTGGCCGTGGTTGCCGCACTCCTCAGCAAGTATGCCGGGCTGCTTCCGGCGATCTATGCCAAGCATGAGGCGTGGCGCTACACGCTGATCAGCGGCCTGATCCCGGCGATTCCACTGATCCTGATTCGTCCGTTCCTCCCGGAATCACCTGACTGGGAACGCAAAAAGGCCGAAGGCACTCTCAAGCGGCCGAGCATCGCCGAGCTGTTCAGCCCGGAACTGATGAAGACGACGATCGTCACGACGATCCTCTTCTCGACGACGTTCGGCCTGGCGTTCGGGGCGATCCAGCAGACGCCGCAGATTCTTTCGGGACACGTCGACGTGACGAAGGGCGCGGACGCGACGGTGGCAGCGGCGAAAGAGGCGGCGGCAGGAACCGAGAATCCGCTGACGGAACAGCAGCTGAAAGTGAGGCGGGCCAACGCGATCACCGCGACGACGGCGAACGTGCAGTCGTGGCAGGAAATCGGCGGTCTGTTCGGCCGATTCGCCCTGGCGTTCCTGGTGATCAAGGTGGTGAGCCGTCGGACGCTGTTTCGTCTGTTCCAGATCCCGTCGCTGATCCTGATTCCCGCGTTTTACTGGTGGCTGTCCACCAATCTCGGAACCGAGGGCTCGCTGCTGGGAATCAAGATCGCGATGTTCCTGTGCGGGTTCGTTGTGATTGGCCAGATGAGTTTCTGGGGCAACTACATTCCGCACGCATTCCCGCTCCACCTGAGGGGAACCGGCGAGAGCTTCGCCGCGAACATCGGCGGGCGGCTGATCGGCACGGCGGCGGCGTTCATCACCCTGACCCTTGCGGCTTCGGACAAACCGAACCCCGGCAAGCTCGCATTGATGGCGGCGTGTGTGGGTGGAGCGTATGCCCTCGTAGGATTCCTGCTGACGCAGCTGCTGCCCGAACATGACTCGGGACGTGGTGTCCACTCGGCAGAAGGGAACAAGGCCTGA
- the argC gene encoding N-acetyl-gamma-glutamyl-phosphate reductase encodes MTRVAILGGTGYTALELIRILLRHPDVQITAVTSRSETGHIGVVHPSLLGRLDLKLENLSPAQLRDRADVVFGCLPHVASMEVVPQLLDVGLKVIDLSADYRLNDAAVYEQWYGHAHTDTGRLQSTVYGLPELFADRIPGQQLIANPGCYTSTSILALAPLLAGRLIEPIGIIIDAKSGVSGAGRTPKLNTLFAEANENFTAYSVGNHRHTPEIEQVLTTASGQKVEVIFTPHLVPMDRGIFATIYATPTKVVDQKSLLEQIRSFYAGKPFVRVTDQIPTTKAVSGTNYCDITARVVRGKVVVMAVLDNLIKGASGVAVQNFNLVCGYPEETALIC; translated from the coding sequence ATGACACGCGTTGCGATTCTGGGAGGGACGGGTTACACGGCGCTCGAGCTGATCCGCATCCTGTTGCGCCATCCGGACGTGCAGATCACGGCGGTCACGAGCCGTTCTGAAACGGGTCACATCGGCGTTGTGCATCCGTCGCTGCTCGGGCGGCTGGACCTGAAGCTGGAAAATCTTTCTCCCGCGCAGCTTCGGGATCGGGCGGACGTGGTGTTCGGCTGTCTGCCGCACGTGGCGAGCATGGAAGTCGTGCCGCAGCTGCTGGATGTCGGTCTCAAGGTGATCGACCTGAGCGCCGACTACCGGCTGAATGACGCGGCCGTGTACGAACAGTGGTACGGGCATGCCCACACCGATACAGGCCGGTTGCAGTCGACGGTGTACGGCCTGCCCGAACTGTTTGCGGACCGGATTCCGGGTCAGCAGCTGATCGCGAATCCCGGGTGCTACACGAGCACTTCGATTCTGGCGCTGGCACCGCTGCTGGCGGGCCGGCTGATCGAGCCGATCGGGATTATCATCGATGCGAAAAGCGGCGTTTCAGGCGCGGGACGAACGCCGAAGCTCAACACGCTGTTCGCCGAGGCCAACGAGAACTTCACGGCCTATTCCGTCGGAAACCACCGGCATACGCCGGAGATCGAGCAGGTGCTAACAACGGCCTCCGGGCAAAAGGTGGAAGTGATTTTCACGCCGCACCTGGTCCCGATGGACCGGGGCATCTTCGCGACAATCTACGCCACCCCGACGAAGGTCGTGGACCAGAAGTCGCTCCTCGAGCAGATCCGTTCGTTCTATGCCGGGAAGCCGTTCGTTCGCGTGACCGACCAGATCCCCACGACGAAGGCGGTGTCAGGAACGAATTATTGCGACATCACGGCCCGCGTCGTGCGTGGCAAGGTTGTCGTCATGGCGGTGCTGGACAACCTCATCAAGGGAGCGTCCGGGGTCGCCGTACAGAACTTCAACCTCGTGTGTGGCTATCCGGAAGAGACGGCGCTGATCTGCTGA
- a CDS encoding tRNA (cytidine(34)-2'-O)-methyltransferase has product MSASESSGSGPANAPQHREPLLHVVLYQPDIPQNTGNIGRSCVAVGAKLWLVRPLGFQLDDRYLKRAGMDYWQHLEWEAVDSWSEIESRLAGRTFWLLTKFAERHVWDASFSPGDVLVFGSETRGLPESLRREHQSRCLKLPMHEAVRSLNLASTANTVVYEAVRQFGGLNT; this is encoded by the coding sequence GTGAGCGCAAGTGAATCGTCCGGAAGCGGCCCTGCAAACGCACCCCAGCACCGGGAACCGCTGCTGCACGTCGTCCTGTATCAGCCCGACATTCCGCAGAATACGGGCAACATCGGCCGAAGCTGCGTGGCGGTGGGGGCGAAGCTATGGCTGGTCCGGCCACTCGGTTTTCAACTCGACGACCGTTACCTCAAGCGGGCGGGCATGGACTACTGGCAGCACCTCGAATGGGAGGCCGTCGACTCCTGGTCGGAAATCGAAAGCCGCCTCGCGGGCCGGACATTCTGGCTGCTGACGAAATTCGCCGAGCGCCACGTCTGGGACGCGTCCTTCAGCCCGGGCGACGTGCTCGTTTTCGGAAGCGAAACCCGCGGGCTGCCGGAGAGCCTCCGAAGGGAGCACCAGTCGCGGTGCCTGAAGCTGCCGATGCACGAGGCCGTCAGAAGCCTCAACCTTGCCAGCACTGCCAACACCGTCGTCTATGAAGCCGTCCGCCAATTCGGCGGCCTCAACACATGA
- a CDS encoding flagellar hook protein FlgE — MAVGNALLTGVSGLNSHQKMLEVIGNNLANLNSTAYKAQRVLFSDLLYQTVSAASSGSNGLIGGINPSQVGSGSQVGQITANFTQGNLEPTGQNLDFAIDGDGFFVVSGGGAPKYTRAGSFSVDADGLLIDPSTGYRVQRFGDAGEPNGLDPSFQIAGDMNIHVPFGASIPGKTTSLVNLVGNLSSDSVGPAAEVLSTNAPWLSGGLPATNATLLNSLESMVTPYAAGDSLQFTGTNKDGTPVNTTFNVGPTTTVGDMLNAITAAFPDGTATIDVDGNIQLTSNTTGEALFSVQIRDVTGNTGAVRFDTHPFVVAENGREGTKVLGGFEVYDIRGKAHSVTTTLQKQADGSWNLSATIPSGDGTILDGQIDNIRFNDDGSFLEAGGVGLADLNLSFTWRDLAQPQVITLSFGSQNSYDGMTQLSAASTTSAFQDGYASGTLTEVRMSSNGLIEGVATNGRSIPLAQLAIATFRNPSGLTRSGSNYYDTSLASGDAEIGTALSGDRGTVKSNYLERSNVDIALEFTQLITAQRGFSANARTITVTDEVLQELTGLIR, encoded by the coding sequence ATGGCTGTGGGAAACGCATTGTTGACGGGTGTGTCGGGTCTGAACTCGCACCAGAAGATGCTGGAGGTCATCGGTAACAACCTCGCCAACCTGAACAGCACGGCCTACAAAGCGCAGCGGGTGCTGTTTTCTGACCTGCTGTACCAGACGGTATCGGCCGCATCGTCAGGTTCGAACGGACTGATCGGCGGCATCAACCCGTCGCAGGTCGGTAGCGGAAGCCAGGTGGGGCAGATCACCGCAAACTTCACGCAGGGCAACCTCGAGCCGACCGGGCAGAACCTCGACTTCGCCATCGACGGAGACGGGTTCTTCGTGGTGAGCGGCGGCGGCGCCCCGAAGTACACCCGTGCCGGTTCGTTCTCGGTCGATGCCGATGGTCTCCTGATCGACCCGTCGACGGGCTATCGCGTGCAGCGGTTCGGAGACGCGGGCGAGCCGAACGGCCTGGATCCATCGTTCCAGATCGCAGGGGACATGAACATTCACGTTCCCTTTGGCGCCAGCATTCCCGGCAAGACGACGTCCCTGGTGAACCTGGTGGGCAACCTGTCATCCGATTCGGTGGGACCGGCAGCGGAAGTGCTCTCGACCAATGCCCCCTGGCTTTCAGGCGGTTTGCCGGCGACGAACGCGACGCTGCTCAACTCCCTGGAATCCATGGTCACCCCTTACGCAGCCGGCGACTCGCTGCAGTTCACCGGCACGAATAAGGACGGCACGCCAGTCAACACGACCTTCAATGTCGGTCCGACCACCACGGTCGGAGACATGCTGAATGCCATCACTGCCGCATTCCCGGATGGAACCGCCACGATCGACGTGGATGGCAACATCCAGCTGACGTCGAACACGACTGGCGAAGCGCTGTTCAGCGTTCAGATTCGTGACGTGACGGGCAACACCGGAGCGGTGCGGTTCGACACGCATCCATTCGTCGTCGCCGAGAACGGCCGGGAAGGGACGAAAGTGCTGGGCGGATTTGAGGTTTATGACATCCGCGGCAAAGCTCACTCGGTCACGACGACGCTGCAGAAACAGGCCGACGGCAGCTGGAACCTGTCGGCGACGATTCCGTCGGGAGACGGCACAATCCTCGACGGACAGATTGACAACATTCGCTTCAACGACGACGGCTCGTTCCTCGAGGCGGGCGGCGTTGGCCTGGCCGACTTGAACCTGTCGTTCACCTGGCGCGACCTTGCCCAGCCCCAGGTCATCACACTCAGCTTCGGTTCGCAGAACTCATACGACGGCATGACGCAGCTGTCGGCCGCGTCGACGACCTCGGCGTTCCAGGACGGCTATGCATCGGGAACGCTGACGGAAGTCCGCATGAGCTCCAATGGCCTGATCGAAGGCGTTGCGACCAACGGCCGCAGCATTCCTCTTGCCCAGCTGGCGATTGCGACTTTCCGCAATCCGAGCGGTCTGACTCGCTCGGGGAGCAACTACTACGACACCTCGCTGGCGTCGGGTGACGCCGAGATCGGCACGGCCCTGTCGGGCGACCGCGGAACCGTGAAGTCGAATTACCTCGAGCGTTCGAACGTCGATATCGCTCTCGAGTTCACGCAGCTGATCACGGCCCAGCGCGGCTTCTCTGCCAACGCCCGAACGATCACGGTGACAGATGAGGTTCTTCAGGAACTCACAGGTCTGATTCGGTAA
- a CDS encoding flagellar hook-length control protein FliK → MNTSLLSFLSAAPPPEPTSQPRPAKSEQVAPGELDELESSQPDSAGDSDKMDAFAEMLAAMMSVSTPLAESPGETTGSTVVDSATALSTDVPRDGAGSPLFTSSFTTTTAADSNSAVMTVTTTEVAPTADTTAMSTSETTSDLAGVPSDATAAAELAGLGVETLETAPVAEESPVVVDVLTTEDERLTLEAPEAVADEPARPEVPVVAVRESAAAQTTTDDRPVSTELAVETEGLDEPAPSEGPTLEKPEGQHSHPILKEAIPESPVADVDVTPAEPVMPEAPVAESEVHPVAGEPPVVQASDLESANPLEETQQVESASGSDRATAAPKSERATTAAPNRPVTASPEVGGASEPVLPDVLAPVEQTSGVALQNDAARGHKVHQDSRDDEFAAMAAMDGEAVPATAGPMVEGAVGRPASIATISSGDAAASAAPVNVTQQVMQALAAYEADLPQNGARSFEMLLDPPELGRLLVQMSRTSKGVDVRISAENESVRSMLETSGAELQQSLQLSGFDLGQFSGSNSGGAFAGGEEWVSAPTLQSFATGAGVVRTTPKSVTANSAINVVV, encoded by the coding sequence ATGAACACGTCGCTTCTCTCGTTCCTTTCCGCCGCTCCACCTCCGGAACCGACTTCGCAGCCACGCCCTGCGAAGAGCGAACAGGTTGCGCCCGGGGAACTGGACGAGTTGGAGTCGAGCCAGCCCGATTCCGCGGGCGACTCGGACAAGATGGATGCGTTCGCCGAAATGCTCGCGGCGATGATGTCGGTCTCGACGCCGCTCGCTGAATCCCCGGGAGAGACCACCGGGTCCACAGTGGTCGACTCTGCGACGGCCTTGTCGACTGATGTGCCGCGCGACGGCGCCGGCTCTCCGCTGTTCACGTCCAGCTTCACGACGACGACCGCCGCAGATTCGAACTCGGCCGTGATGACCGTCACGACGACTGAAGTCGCCCCGACAGCGGACACGACGGCGATGTCGACGAGCGAGACCACCTCCGACCTGGCCGGCGTCCCGAGCGACGCTACCGCAGCCGCGGAACTGGCCGGGCTTGGTGTCGAAACACTTGAGACAGCCCCTGTCGCTGAAGAATCGCCCGTCGTCGTGGACGTACTGACGACGGAGGACGAGCGGCTCACGCTCGAGGCGCCGGAGGCGGTCGCGGACGAGCCCGCCCGTCCCGAAGTTCCCGTTGTCGCAGTCCGAGAGTCGGCGGCTGCACAGACCACAACCGACGATCGACCGGTTTCAACGGAGCTGGCCGTCGAAACGGAAGGCCTGGACGAGCCGGCTCCCTCCGAAGGGCCCACGTTGGAGAAGCCCGAGGGACAGCATTCGCATCCCATTCTGAAAGAGGCGATCCCTGAGTCGCCGGTGGCCGATGTCGATGTGACGCCGGCCGAACCGGTGATGCCTGAAGCGCCTGTGGCGGAGAGTGAAGTCCACCCGGTCGCGGGAGAGCCGCCCGTCGTCCAGGCATCGGACCTCGAATCTGCCAATCCGCTTGAAGAAACGCAGCAGGTTGAGAGTGCATCAGGCAGCGACCGGGCGACGGCCGCGCCAAAGTCAGAACGTGCGACGACCGCCGCGCCGAATCGACCTGTGACGGCGAGCCCTGAAGTGGGGGGCGCCTCGGAACCAGTACTGCCGGACGTCCTCGCTCCCGTGGAACAGACCTCAGGGGTGGCGCTTCAGAACGATGCGGCGCGAGGTCACAAGGTCCATCAGGATTCGCGAGACGACGAGTTCGCCGCGATGGCGGCGATGGATGGGGAAGCCGTCCCCGCCACGGCTGGACCGATGGTGGAAGGAGCCGTGGGTCGGCCCGCATCGATCGCCACCATCAGCTCGGGCGACGCGGCCGCTTCGGCTGCACCGGTCAATGTCACCCAGCAGGTGATGCAGGCGCTGGCTGCGTACGAAGCGGACCTGCCGCAGAACGGAGCGAGGTCGTTCGAAATGCTGCTCGATCCCCCGGAACTCGGACGCCTGCTGGTGCAGATGTCGCGCACGTCCAAGGGGGTCGATGTCCGGATCTCAGCAGAGAACGAATCGGTCCGCTCGATGCTCGAAACCAGCGGGGCGGAACTGCAGCAAAGCCTTCAGCTCTCCGGTTTCGACCTGGGCCAGTTCAGCGGGTCGAACTCAGGGGGAGCGTTCGCCGGTGGTGAAGAATGGGTCTCCGCCCCCACGCTGCAATCGTTTGCCACCGGCGCAGGTGTCGTCCGCACCACTCCGAAGTCTGTCACCGCGAATTCCGCCATCAACGTCGTCGTCTGA
- a CDS encoding FeoB-associated Cys-rich membrane protein, translated as MSGLDWQTAVTLLCVVLAAAWWIRRAVRWASGDASCGSGCGKCGTPRSAREPELVQLHPGSDENR; from the coding sequence ATGTCCGGCCTCGACTGGCAAACCGCCGTCACCCTCCTTTGCGTGGTGCTTGCCGCCGCGTGGTGGATTCGCCGCGCGGTGAGGTGGGCTTCCGGAGACGCATCATGCGGTTCAGGCTGCGGGAAATGCGGAACGCCGCGGTCTGCGCGTGAACCGGAGCTGGTGCAACTGCATCCCGGTTCCGACGAGAACCGCTGA
- a CDS encoding carboxypeptidase-like regulatory domain-containing protein: MAKRSRIKRTATAAALAASWFCTSVDAAPIRGVLPGRSRASAAPEKKSTQMLDIALDDDRNLRGRFIDSEGAPIDGAIVTLRQSDRVIARSTTLHDGTFQIDRVPAGTYRLSCGAASGQIRCWPSEAAPPNAVVDGVTFQDSVVRGQAVALAPALFGSSAITAAASGVAIGGVATYAATETGSADRASGGIASENPPPPSPASDLEGQLVGRDPDGNLIRIEGPAPWEQNGPDGSTAPSTVTGVVLPSKWTKNDEILPRPASP; this comes from the coding sequence ATGGCGAAGCGTTCCCGCATCAAGCGCACTGCGACCGCAGCGGCATTGGCCGCCAGCTGGTTTTGTACGAGCGTCGATGCCGCACCGATCCGCGGAGTGCTTCCGGGCCGCTCGCGGGCTTCGGCTGCGCCGGAGAAAAAGTCGACGCAAATGCTCGACATCGCGCTGGATGACGACCGCAACTTGCGTGGACGTTTCATCGACAGCGAAGGCGCCCCGATCGACGGCGCCATTGTCACGCTCAGACAATCGGACCGCGTGATCGCACGTTCGACGACGCTTCACGACGGCACCTTCCAGATCGACCGTGTTCCCGCCGGAACCTATCGCCTGTCCTGCGGAGCCGCCTCAGGACAGATCCGCTGCTGGCCGTCAGAAGCCGCTCCCCCCAACGCCGTCGTCGATGGCGTCACCTTCCAGGACAGCGTCGTTCGCGGCCAGGCCGTCGCCCTGGCGCCCGCCCTCTTCGGATCATCGGCCATCACGGCCGCCGCATCGGGGGTGGCGATCGGCGGAGTTGCGACGTATGCGGCAACGGAGACTGGTTCAGCTGATCGCGCCAGTGGCGGAATCGCCTCGGAAAACCCTCCGCCGCCGTCTCCCGCCTCGGATCTTGAAGGCCAGCTCGTCGGACGCGACCCCGACGGAAACCTCATCCGCATTGAAGGCCCCGCTCCCTGGGAACAGAACGGTCCTGACGGCTCGACCGCCCCCTCCACTGTGACAGGCGTCGTTCTCCCCTCAAAGTGGACGAAGAACGACGAGATTCTCCCCCGGCCGGCCAGCCCCTGA
- a CDS encoding sigma-70 family RNA polymerase sigma factor encodes MEAIARAYRHVASRNSRDQLIVDHLEFVRHVLGRIVSGLPKGIDCENLEAAGVLGLVEAAGQFDAARGVAFKTYSFPRIRGAILDELRRNCPLPQQMLQRWSVIRRAAGGTTSLPDSEILAQRTGLSIDEIDECMEAIRLTRPESWREEMSSGGVYHRVDPAEGIEKADQSRLLADAIEQLPRTDRLVVSMYHLDDMRLKEIGEVLNLSESRVSRILSRAEQRLRDSMRRREVRRLA; translated from the coding sequence ATGGAAGCCATCGCTCGAGCCTACCGCCACGTCGCCAGTCGCAACAGCCGCGACCAGTTGATCGTTGATCACCTGGAGTTCGTGCGGCACGTGCTCGGCCGAATCGTGTCCGGGCTTCCCAAGGGGATCGACTGTGAAAACCTCGAGGCCGCGGGAGTGCTGGGCCTTGTGGAAGCAGCAGGCCAGTTCGACGCCGCTCGCGGAGTGGCGTTCAAGACCTATTCATTCCCGCGCATTCGCGGAGCGATCCTGGATGAACTGCGCCGCAACTGTCCGCTTCCCCAGCAGATGCTGCAGCGCTGGTCGGTGATCCGCCGCGCCGCGGGCGGGACGACGTCGCTTCCTGATTCCGAAATCCTCGCCCAGCGCACCGGCCTGTCGATCGACGAGATCGATGAGTGCATGGAAGCGATTCGCCTCACACGGCCCGAGAGCTGGCGCGAGGAAATGTCGTCCGGCGGCGTCTATCACCGGGTCGACCCGGCTGAAGGCATCGAGAAGGCGGACCAGTCGCGCCTTCTGGCAGATGCCATTGAGCAGCTCCCCCGCACGGACAGGCTGGTGGTCTCGATGTACCACCTGGACGACATGCGGCTGAAGGAGATTGGAGAAGTGTTGAATCTCTCCGAATCGCGGGTGAGCCGGATTCTCTCCCGAGCGGAGCAGCGGTTGCGGGATTCGATGCGTCGTCGTGAAGTCAGGCGCCTCGCCTAG
- a CDS encoding flagellar hook capping FlgD N-terminal domain-containing protein, producing the protein MAAITSELGQAQFMQLLIAQLKNQDPMDPVSQEDSIAQLAQFSTLEGIEKLNANFSSFMKLQQLSEGASLVGKNVEWLDEDGVRQQGVVDSISVKEGDLQLKIDGKDIPIDNVTSILNG; encoded by the coding sequence ATGGCAGCCATTACTTCAGAGCTGGGACAGGCGCAGTTCATGCAACTGCTGATTGCTCAGCTCAAGAACCAGGATCCGATGGATCCGGTGAGCCAGGAAGACTCGATCGCCCAGCTCGCGCAGTTCTCGACGCTGGAAGGGATCGAAAAACTCAACGCGAACTTCTCGTCCTTCATGAAGCTGCAACAGCTTTCGGAAGGAGCGAGCCTCGTGGGGAAGAATGTGGAGTGGCTGGACGAGGACGGCGTTCGCCAGCAGGGCGTCGTCGACTCGATTTCGGTCAAGGAGGGGGACCTGCAGTTGAAGATCGATGGCAAGGACATCCCGATCGACAACGTGACGTCGATTCTCAACGGTTGA
- the bshB1 gene encoding bacillithiol biosynthesis deacetylase BshB1, which translates to MPEVAPSQLDILVVAAHPDDAEISVGGTIATSLRAGLSVGILDLTTGEPTPFGTLEKRLAETEAASRALGVTWRQNLNLPNRKLQNDLESRAKIAEVFRLTRPKVILGHYPEDVHPDHVAASQLVDAARFWSKLSRTDLAGEPWWPPRLYHYWSIHLRIHPKPSFVLDISSAIDAKMEAIACYRSQFTEGREPVFPSPLDDIRDRARYWGWSIHKAFGEPFASREDIGISAFDSLL; encoded by the coding sequence ATGCCCGAAGTCGCCCCGTCCCAGCTCGACATCCTCGTCGTCGCCGCCCACCCCGATGACGCCGAAATCAGCGTGGGCGGCACGATCGCCACGTCGCTGCGGGCTGGACTCAGTGTGGGGATTCTCGATCTCACCACCGGCGAGCCGACGCCGTTCGGGACGCTCGAAAAACGACTGGCGGAAACCGAGGCCGCCAGCCGCGCCCTGGGCGTCACGTGGCGGCAGAACCTGAATCTGCCGAACCGAAAGCTGCAGAACGATCTCGAGTCCCGCGCGAAGATCGCGGAAGTGTTCCGCCTCACGCGGCCGAAGGTCATCCTTGGGCACTATCCTGAAGACGTCCACCCGGACCACGTCGCCGCCAGCCAGCTCGTCGACGCCGCCCGCTTCTGGTCGAAGCTCTCGCGGACCGATCTCGCCGGCGAACCGTGGTGGCCGCCGCGCCTCTATCACTACTGGAGCATCCACCTGCGGATTCATCCCAAGCCGTCCTTCGTGCTCGACATTTCGAGCGCGATCGACGCCAAGATGGAAGCGATCGCCTGTTACAGATCGCAGTTCACCGAAGGCCGCGAACCCGTCTTCCCTTCCCCGCTGGACGACATCCGTGACCGTGCCCGCTACTGGGGCTGGTCGATTCACAAGGCCTTCGGCGAGCCCTTCGCCAGCCGGGAAGACATTGGCATCTCCGCGTTCGACTCGCTGCTGTAA